In one window of Ostrinia nubilalis chromosome 19, ilOstNubi1.1, whole genome shotgun sequence DNA:
- the LOC135080959 gene encoding xylosyl- and glucuronyltransferase LARGE1-like, with protein MNFKTKNVLSCLFLRPWLGVPLGIWVAISVVYYWWLISRISVLETQNRVFKTQLQLSQSVMRQMSVDSVTTYKVPVIPDAYGTICETVHIALVCMGKCMRLITPMLKSLLHHRQNPIHFHFIVDGTSQQITNVLFDTWDLPDVKYTCYNAQNRLMQVRWIPNSHYSGIYALVKLLFPDILPDTLKQVIVLDSDLTFLCDVAELWTMFRNMTDEQIIGLVENESDWYYATSKRWPALGRGYNTGVMLLDLEKIRRNTDWTTLWHDAVNENLDTLRQTTLADQDVINAILKKYPRYVYNISCQYNVQMSTKTLAKNCYGEDTNNVKVIHWNSPGKYNIRIRDADYFRNIHQSYVNFDGNLLREKLHKCGQTEVVTYKMNHSDLCISFRAAQRVKLRTHLYYMDYSYTDIDNFDVTLVLQLSMDRLQFLERLVKHWEGNN; from the exons atgaattttaaaaccaaaaatgtGTTGTCATGTCTTTTTCTTCGACCCTGGCTAGGGGTTCCGCTGGGGATATGGGTGGCCATCTCAGTGGTGTACTACTGGTGGCTGATATCCAGGATCAGCGTCCTGGAGACACAGAACAGGGTGTTCAAGACGCAACTCCAGCTGTCACAGTCCGTCATGAGGCAAATGTCCGTTGATTCTGTAACTACTTACAAAGTTCCTgtt ATTCCTGATGCATATGGCACAATTTGTGAGACAGTGCACATTGCGTTAGTGTGTATGGGGAAGTGTATGAGACTCATCACACCAATGCTCAAGTCTCTGCTTCACCACCGTCAGAATCCCATACATTTCCACTTCATTGTGGATGGAACTTCACAGCAAATTACAAATGTTCTCTTTGACACATGGGACTtgcctgatg TAAAATACACTTGCTACAATGCTCAAAACCGTCTGATGCAAGTAAGATGGATACCAAACAGTCATTACTCAGGCATCTACGCTCTGGTCAAGTTGCTGTTCCCAGACATTCTGCCCGATACGTTGAAACAAGTCATTGTATTGGACTCAGATTTGACGTTCCTGTGTGATGTCGCTGAATTGTGGACGATGTTCAGGAATATGACTGATGAACAG ATCATAGGCCTAGTCGAAAACGAAAGCGACTGGTACTATGCGACCTCAAAACGATGGCCCGCCTTAGGCCGCGGCTACAACACCGGAGTGATGTTACTAGACCTTGAAAAGATCCGAAGAAACACTGACTGGACCACCCTATGGCATGATGCGGTGAACGAAAACCTAGACACTCTAAGACAAACTACCCTAGCTGATCAGGACGTTATTAACGCGATACTGAAGAAATATCCGAGATATGTGTACAATATTAGTTGTCAGTATAATGTCCAAATGTCGACGAAGACGTTAGCAAAGAATTGTTACGGAGAAGACACTAATAATGTCAAG GTGATACATTGGAATTCGCCTGGCAAATATAACATTAGGATTAGAGATGCAGATTATTTTAGAAATATACACCAGTCGTATGTGAATTTTGATGGAAACCTATTGAGGGAAAAACTACATAAATGTGGGCAGACAGAAGTAGTTACTTAtaag atgAATCATTCCGATCTATGTATAAGTTTCCGCGCCGCACAGAGGGTTAAACTGCGCACCCATTTGTACTACATGGACTACAGCTATACGGACATAGACAATTTTGACGTCACACTCGTTCTGCAGTTGTCTATGGATCGGCTGCAGTTCCTCGAAAGACTAGTCAAGCATTGGGAAGgtaataattaa
- the LOC135080960 gene encoding xylosyl- and glucuronyltransferase LARGE2-like encodes MRAREWPRGHRATNYSRWSIATAPYEVSVIHPCNKPALLARIGTHGTGDVAPFRAREWPRGHRATNYSRWSVATAPYEVEWQSDYEPYLVVHRSVPKYDTRFSGFGWNKVSHSVELRAQGYRPVVLPGAFVVHTPHAPSPDITAFRANPHYRM; translated from the exons ATGAG GGCCCGCGAGTGGCCCAGGGGCCATCGGGCCACTAACTACTCGAGGTGGTCCATAGCCACTGCACCATATGAGGTGAGTGTGATACATCCGTGTAACAAGCCAGCCTTGCTCGCGCGGATTGGGACCCACGGGACCGGGGACGTGGCCCCCTTCAGGGCCCGCGAGTGGCCCAGGGGCCATCGGGCCACTAACTACTCGAGGTGGAGCGTAGCCACTGCACCATATGAG GTAGAGTGGCAGTCTGACTACGAGCCGTATCTAGTGGTCCACCGTTCAGTTCCCAAGTACGACACGCGCTTCTCCGGCTTCGGATGGAATAAG GTATCCCACAGCGTGGAGTTGCGCGCTCAAGGCTACCGGCCTGTGGTCCTCCCGGGGGCGTTTGTAGTTCACACGCCGCACGCGCCGTCACCCGACATCACTGCCTTCAGAGCCAACCCGCACTATCGCATGTGA
- the LOC135081183 gene encoding intraflagellar transport protein 57 homolog: MDLNLIDKLRLLKIDTELRPQIKMKPMSRYYFITSTNPGEQFYVFASTAAWLIRKAGKDFEQPNEEDDPNSIIAAILDYLREKEIAVDFSSHKLKQGYGEQVCYILNTLADEALKKINFEWQMPIVDIPESEENVEDLDQVEDETEIILDKVEEEMAIYSEESDGEYGNAEEKETSNIANKVHDWEAWKLELERVAPALRLKISADGRDWRARHSQMRTYRDELFDRYKTTGTQLTKLHTNISSVMDKISARENIINEQFEPLVKEYGSLLDELNKVTHEYKEVSVGVTERQEMLNDITAKVENIKQRTESRGSSMNDNSPLVTAKKAVTNLKKDIQEMDFQIVVLLWMLTTKENPNSNNIIANAESRMVTNEVY, encoded by the coding sequence ATGGATCTCAACCTCATAGATAAGCTGCGACTTCTGAAAATCGACACAGAACTTCGTccgcaaataaaaatgaaaccgaTGAGTCGCTACTACTTCATCACATCCACCAACCCTGGCGAACAGTTCTACGTGTTTGCCTCCACCGCCGCTTGGCTCATCAGAAAGGCTGGGAAAGACTTCGAGCAACCAAACGAGGAAGATGACCCAAATTCCATAATAGCTGCTATACTCGACTACCTCAGAGAGAAAGAAATAGCAGTAGACTTCTCGTCTCACAAACTAAAACAAGGCTACGGTGAGCAAGTGTGTTATATTCTAAACACTTTAGCAGATGAAGCCTTGAAGAAAATCAACTTTGAATGGCAAATGCCTATCGTCGATATCCCTGAAAGCGAAGAGAACGTCGAAGATTTAGATCAAGTTGAAGATGAGACGGAAATAATCCTGGATAAAGTTGAAGAAGAAATGGCTATTTACTCCGAAGAGTCAGATGGTGAGTACGGCAATGCAGAGGAAAAGGAGACTAGTAATATAGCCAATAAGGTCCACGATTGGGAAGCATGGAAACTGGAGCTGGAACGAGTGGCTCCAGCTTTGAGATTGAAGATTTCTGCTGACGGCCGAGACTGGAGAGCTAGGCATTCCCAAATGAGAACGTACAGGGATGAATTGTTTGATAGGTACAAGACAACTGGGACGCAATTGACCAAATTACACACGAACATTAGTTCTGTTATGGACAAGATTTCAGCTAGGGAGAATATTATCAATGAACAGTTTGAGCCGTTAGTGAAAGAATATGGTTCTCTTCTAGATGAGCTGAATAAAGTAACTCATGAATATAAGGAAGTCAGTGTTGGTGTGACAGAGAGACAAGAGATGTTGAATGATATTACTGCTAAGGTAGAAAATATAAAGCAGAGAACCGAATCCAGGGGTTCATCCATGAATGACAACTCTCCTTTAGTTACCGCAAAGAAAGCTGTGACGAATTTGAAGAAGGATATCCAGGAGATGGATTTCCAGATTGTAGTGTTACTTTGGATGTTGACAACGAAAGAGAACCCTAacagtaataatattattgcaaACGCTGAATCAAGAATGGTTACTAACgaagtatattaa